The Actinosynnema mirum DSM 43827 genomic interval GCTTCGGGATGGGGAACCCACCGGGGAAAACCGCTTCGCCCTCGGGTTCGCGCAGGTGAAGGATGTCAGACGTGGAGGAGGAGCTGCTCACCGGAGGCGGGATGACGGCCGTGTCGCGGGTCGGGGCGACCGTGCGCCGGACCGCGGGGCCGTGGACGCCGACCGTGCACCGCCTGCTGGAACGCCTCGCGCCGCTCGGCGCGTCACCGGTCCCGCGGGGGTTCGACGAGCGCGGCAGGGAGGTGCTGTCGTACCTGGAGGGCGAGGTCGCGCACCCTCCGGTCCCGGAGCACCTGCGCGGGGACGACGTGCTGGTCGCGGTGGCGCGGCTGGTGCGGCGGCTGCACGACGCGTCGACCGGCCTGGTCGGCCTGACCGGCTGGCGGCGGCCCGCGCTGGAGCCCGCCGAGGTGGTGTGCCACGGCGACCTCGCGCCGTACAACGTGGTGTTCCGGGACGGCGCGCCGGTCGGGGTGATCGACTTCGACTGGGCCAGGCCGGGCCCGCGCGCCTGGGACCTGGCGTACACCGCCTACACGCTGGCCCCGCTGTCACCCGAGTGGGGCGAGCCGGACGAGCAGTGGCGGCGGGCGCTGCTGCTGTTCGAGTCGTACGGGATTCCCGCCACGGGCCTGGCCGACCTGGTCCTGGAGCGCCTGGCGGACATGGTGCGGATGATCCGCGAGCTGCCCGAGTTCGGGAAGCAGCGCGCCGAGGGCCACGACCGCCTCTACCTGGGCCACTCGGGCTACGTGCGGCGACACTTTCAAGATCGTTAGCGCTCGGGGGCCCGCGCGGGCCTACGGTGGTGCCATGGAAGCGTTCACCCCGGAGCCGCGCCCCTGCTGGATCGCAGGCCGCCCAGAGCAGGGCGCAGAGACGCTGGCGGTCCTCCACCCCTTCGACGGCACCGAGGTGGCCACGGTCGCCGTGCCCGGCCCGGAGCAGGTCGAGCGCGCCGTCGCCGCAGCCGCCGCCGTCGCCAAGGACTTCCGCCGCACCCCCGCGCACGTGCGGGCCGAGGCCCTGCTGCGGGTCTCGCGCGGCCTGGCCGAGCGCGCGGAGGAGATCTCGGAGACGATCACCGCCGAGAACGGCAAGCCGCTCAAGTGGGCCGAGGTCGAGGTGACCCGCGCGGTCAACGTCTTCCGGTTCGCCGCCGAGGAGGCCCGCAGGTTCTCCGGCACGCTGCAGCGCCTGGACACCGACGCGGGCGGCGAGGGCCGCATGGCGCTGGTCCGCAGGGCCCCGCGCGGCCCGGTGCTGGCGGTGTCCCCGTTCAACTTCCCGCTGAACCTGGTGGCCCACAAGGTCGCCCCCGCGCTGGCCGTGGGCGCCCCCGTGGTGGTCAAGCCCGCGTCCGCCACCCCCATGTCGGCCCTGCTGCTGGGCGAGGTCCTGGCCGAGGCGGGCTTCCCCGAGGGCGCGTTCTCCGTGCTCCCCGTCCGGGGCCGCGACATGAAGTCCTTGATCACCGACGAGCGCCTGCCCGTGGTGTCGTTCACCGGTTCCACGAGCGTCGGCTGGGGCATCACCGAGGCCGCGCCGCGCAAGCACGTGGTGATGGAGCTGGGCAGCAACAGCGCGGCCGTGATCCTGCCGGACTGGCCGGACCTGGCGGGCGCGGCGCAGCGGATCGCCACGTTCGGCAACTACCAGGCGGGCCAGTCGTGCATCGCGGTCCAGCGCGTGATCGTGCACCGCGACGCCGCCGACGAGTTCGTCCCCCTGCTCGTGGAGGCCGTCCGCGACCTGATCACCGGCGACCCGCACGACCCGGCCGTCGAGGTGGGGCCGCTGGTGGACGAGGACAACGCGAAGCGCGTCGAGTCCTGGATCCAGGAGGCCGTGGACGCGGGCGCCGACCTGCTCACCGGCGGCGAGCGCATCGGCTCGTCCCTGGAGCCGACCGTGGTCCTGAACGCCCCGCGCGACGCCAAGCTGTGGCGCGAGGAGGCCTTCGGCCCGGTCCTGGCGGTCTCCGTGGCGGACAGCGTGGAAGACGCCTTCACCCAGGTCAACGACACCGACTACGGCCTCCAGGCGGGCATCTTCACCCGCGACGTGACCGTGGCCTTCGAGGCGGCGGCGGAGCTGGAGGTAGGCGGCCTGATCGTCGGCGACGTCCCGTCGTACCGCGCGGACCAGATGCCGTACGGCGGCGTGAAGGGCTCGGGCACCGGCCGCGAGGGCGTGCGCTCGGCGATGGAGGACTTCACCGAGGAGCGCACCGTGGTCCTGACGGGCATCGCCCTCTAACCCCAGCCCCCGCACCCCGACCGCACCCCCGCCCCGCAGGCCAACCGCCTCGCGGGCTGACCACTTCGCACGCTGACCGCCTCGCGGGCTGCGGGGCGAGCGCAGCGAGCCCACGCAGCCCCACTCCCGCGTCCCTCTTCTCCGTTTGGCCTGGCGAAGCCCGAGCACGCTCGTCAAGATGCCGCCGCACTATGCGGCAGACCGGGGTGCCCAACGGCGTCTTGACGAGCGTGCTTGCCTGAAAGGAGGCCACACGGAGAAGAGGGACCCCGCCCACCGCAGGGGTAAACCGCACCACCACCCCAACGGCCACCGGCCGGCAGAGCCCGTCCCCCTCTTTTTTGGAGGTCTGCCCCGCCGGCGAGGCGCGCTTTTCAGCTCTTGACCTTCAGCCCTTGACCTTCAGCCCTTGACCTTCAGCTCGTGCCCTCGCCCCAACCTCACCGCAACGCCCCCACCGCCCCCTCCGGCACAACCGGAGCCCGAGGCCGCACCACCCGCACCCTCCGATACCCCTCCCCCTGCGCGGGCCGCGTATCCGCCTCCCCCGCATTCGGCCACAACGAGAACGCCCGCTCAGCCTGAGCCGCGATCGTCAACGACGGGTTGACCCCAAGGTTCGCCGACACCGCCGCACCATCCACCACCGACAGCCCCGGATACCCGTGCACCCTCAGATACGGGTCCACCACCCCACTCCCCCAGTCCTCCCCGATCGCGCACCCGCCCAGGAAATGCGCCGTCATCGGCACGTCGAACAGCTCCCCGATCGCCCCGCCCGCAACCCCGCCGATCTCCTCGGCGGCCAGCTCGCCCGCCCGCGCCCCGGCCGCGATGTACGACGGGTTGGGCGCCCCGTGCCCCTGCCCGCTCCCGAGCCTCCACCGCCCGAACACCCCCCGCTTCCCGAACGTGGTCAACGAGTTGTCCAGGCTCTGCATCACCAGCAAGATCACCGTCCGCTCGCTCCACCTCCGCACGGACAGCAACCTCACCGCCCGCACCGGGTCGCGCGCCACCGCGGCCAGGAACTGCGCGAACCGGGGCGTCGCACTCCCCCCGTCCGTGGCCAGGGTCTGCAACAGCCCCATCAGGTTGCTCCCCCGCCCGAACCGCACCGCCTCCACGTGCGTGTCCGCGTCCGGGTGCATCGAGGACGTGATCGCGACCCCGGCGCTGAAGTCCCGCCCTGGGTCGACCCGGAACCTCCCGGCCCCCGTGATCGCCTCCGAGTTCGTCCTGGTCAGCTCCCCCAACCTCGGCGACAGCCCCGGCAGCACCCCGTCGTCGCGCATCCGGTGCAGCAACCGCTGCGTCCCCCACGCCCCGGCCGCCAGCACCACCTGCCCCGCCGTCAGCACCCGCTCCGCCGACCGCGGCCCACCCGTGCGCCTGATCCGCACCGCCCAGGTCCCGTCCCCCCGCGGCCGGACCTCGGTCGCCGTGCTCATCGGCAGCACCCGCGCGCCCGCCAGCTCCGCGAGGTGCAGGTAGTTCTTGACCAGCGTGTTCTTGGCCCCCACGCGGCACCCGGTCATGCACGCCCCGCACCGCGTGCACCCGGCCCGCGAAGGCCCCACCCCGCCGAAGTACGGATCGGCGGCCACCTCCCCCGGCCGCCCGAAGTGCACCCCCACCGGCGTGGGCCGGTAGGTGTCCCGGACCCCCATCCGCTCCGCGACCCGCTCCAGCACCACGTCGCTCGGCGTGCGGTCGGGGTTGGCCACCACCCCCAGCACCCGGCTGGCCTGGTCGTAGTGCGGGGCGAGCTCCGACTCCCAGTCGGTGATGTGCGCCCACTGCCGGTCCAGGAAGAACGCGCTGGGCGGCCGGTACAGCGTGTTCGCGTACACCAGCGACCCACCGCCGACCCCGGCCCCGGCCAGCACCACCACGTCCCGCAGGACGTGCACCCGCTGGATGCCGTAGCACCCGAGCGCGGGCGCCCACAGGTACCGCCGCACATCCCACGAGGTCTCGGCGAACTCGTCGTCGGAGAACCTCCGCCCGGCCTCGACGACCGCGACCCGGTACCCCTTCTCGGTCAGCCGCAGCGCCGCGACGCTGCCGCCGAACCCCGACCCCACCACCACGACGTCGTGGTCGACGCCCTCACCGGGTTCCGCCATGGGCCGACAGTACGTGCGACTCCGGGTAACGCCCAGTGCTCAACCGGTTCAGCGGACCCCGCGACTTCGGGTCACGGGGCACCGCTCTCGCCACAGCTCTCGCTGCTGCTCTCACTGCCGCTCTCGCCACAGCTCTCACTGCCGCTCTCGCTCCCGCGAGGGTCTAGTCGGTCCAGAATCGCAGGGTGGTGGCGCTGTACCCGCTCAGGTCCCCCACCATGAAGGACCCGACGACGACCAGCAGCACGACGAGCGCCAGGACCGCGGCGAGGACGACCAGGACGTGACGCCTGCGGGCGAACGGCGGTCTGCGCGCGGGCTCGGATTCCCGCTGGTCGTCGGCCGTTCCGGAGAAGAGGTCATCGATCACGGGGCACAAGCCTACGGATCACGGGGTGATCCACTTCCGGTTAGGGGGCGGCCCGAGCCTCACCCGCACGGGGTAAGGACCCCCGCCGAACGCGAAGAGCCCCGCCGGGGCCCTCACGGGACCCGAGCGGGGCTCGGCACGGCGAACCGCAGGGGAACTAGCCCCGGATGGTCAGCCCGACCTTCTGGAACTCCTTGAGGTCCGAGTACCCGGTCTTCGCCATCGCCCGGCGCAGCGACCCGAACAGGTTCGTCACGCCGCGCGGGTCGACCGACGGCCCGAACAGCAGGCTCCGCAGGTCCACGACCTGGTCGACGCCGGTGGACACGTGGCTGCGCGGCACCGACGGGTGCGCGGAGGCCGCGGTCCAGTACAGCCCCTGGCCAGGGGCCTCGGCGGCGCCCGCGAGGGGCTCGCCCAGCATGACCGCGTCTGCGCCGCAGGCGATCGACTTGGCCACGTCGCCGCTGGTCAGCACGCCACCGTCGGCGATGACGTGCACGTAGCGGCCACCGGTCTCGTCCAGGTAGTCGCGGCGCGCGGCGGCGGCGTCGGCGATGGCGGTCGCCATCGGCACGCCGATGCCCAGCACCGAGTCGCTGGTGGTGACGCCCGGCGTGTAGCCGTAGCCGACGATGACGCCCGCCGCGCCGGTGCGCATGAGGTGCATCGCGGTCCGGTAGTCGCCGACGCCGCCCGCGATGACCGGGATGTCCAGGTCGGCGATGAACGACTTCAGGTTCAGCGGCTCGCCGTCGCGGGACACGTGCTCGGCGGAGATGATCGTGCCCTGCACGACCAGGATCTCCACGCCCGCGGCCAGCAGGTCCGGGGTGAACTCGGCCGCGTGCTGCGGGCTGACCCGCACCGCGACCGTGACGCCGGAGTCGCGCACCTGCTTGATCGCCTGGGCGACCAGGTCCATCCGCACCGGGGCGGCGTGCAGCTCCTGGAGCACCTTCACCGGCGCGGCCGGGTCGTCGGTGTCCTCCACCGACTGGACCAGGCGGAACAGCGCCTCGTCCACGTCGGCGTGCCGGGCCCACAGGCCCTCGGCGTTGAGCACGCCCAGACCGCCCAGCTCCCCGACCGCGACGGCCGTGCCGGGCGACACGATGGCGTCGGTGGGGTGGGTGATCAGGGGGATCTCGAACCGGTAGGCGTCGATCTGCCACGCCGTCGAGACGTCCTTGGAGGACCTGGTCCGCCGGGACGGGATGATCTCGATGTCGTCCAGCTCGTAGGCCCGCCGGGCGGTCCTGCCCATGCCGATCTCGACCAGATCGCGCACTGTTGTCCTCTTCTCCGCGAGATCCGCCTGGTCAGCGGGTGGTGTAGTTCGGGGCTTCGACGGTCATGGTGATGTCGTGCGGGTGGCTCTCCTTGAGCCCGGCCGCCGTGATCCGCACCAGCTGCGCGTCCTGCAGCTGCGGGATCGACTGGGAGCCGGTGTAGCCCATCGCCGCCCGCAGACCGCCCGCGAGCTGGTGCACCACCTGCGACAGCGGGCCCCGGAAGGGGGTCCGGCCCTCGATGCCCTCGGGGACGAGCTTGTCCTCGGACAGCACGTCGTCCTGGAAGTACCGGTCCTTCGAGTAGGACTTGCCCTCGCCGCGACCGCGCAGCGCGGCCAGCGAGCCCATGCCCCGGTAGGTCTTGAACTGCTTGCCGTTGACCAGCACGAGCTCGCCGGGCGACTCGGCGGTGCCCGCGAGCAGGCTGCCGAGCATGACCGCGCTGGCGCCCGCCGCGATGGCCTTGGCGATGTCGCCGGAGTACTGGATGCCGCCGTCGCCGATGACCGGGACGCCCGCCGGGCGGCACGCCAGCGCCGCCTCGTAGATGGCGGTGATCTGCGGCACGCCCACGCCCGCGACGACGCGGGTGGTGCAGATGGAGCCGGGGCCGACGCCGACCTTCACGCCGTCCGCGCCCGCGTCGACCAGCGCCTGCGCGCCCGCGCGGGTGGCGACGTTGCCGCCGACGATGTCGACCGCCTCGCCGACCTCCTTCTTGATCCGCGCGACCATCTCCAGCACGTTGCGCTGGTGGCCGTGCGCGGTGTCGACCATGATCGCGTCGACGCCCGCGTCGGCCAGCGCCATCGCGCGGGTGAAGCTGTCCTCGCCCACGCCCACGGCGGCGGCGCACAGCAGCCTGCCGTCGGGGTCCTTGGAGGCGTTGGGGTACTGCTCGGTCTTGACGAAGTCCTTGACCGTGATGAGCCCGCGCAGCTTGTTGTCGCCGTCGACGATCGGCAGCTTCTCGATCTTGTGGCGGCGCAGCAGGCCCAGCGCGGCCTCGGCCGACACGCCCACCTGGGCGGTGATCAGCGGGCCCTTGGTCATGACCTCGGCGACCTTGCGGCTGTAGTCGACCTCGAACCGGATGTCCCGGTTGGTGATGATGCCGACGAGCTTGCCCGCCTCGTCCGTGACCGGGACGCCGGAGATGCGGTAGCGGGCGCACAGGTCGTCGACGTGCTTGATCGTGTCGCCGGGGGAGCAGGTCACCGGGTCGCTGACCATGCCCGCCTCGGAGCGCTTCACGGTCTCGACCTGCCGGGCCTGCTCCTCGACGGAGAGGTTGCGGTGCAGCACGCCGATGCCGCCCTGCCTGGCCATCGCGATGGCCATGCGGCCCTCGGTGACGGTGTCCATGGCCGCGGAGGCCAGTGGCACGCGAAGGACGATGTTCCTCGACAGGCGGGTGCTGGTGTCGACCCCGCTCGGCACGATCTCCGACTGGGCGGGCAGCAGCAGTACGTCGTCGAAGGTCAGTCCCAGCATGGCGAACTTGCTCGGGACACCGTCAGCGTTCAGCTCGCTGGTCATGGCTGCTGGCTTGCCTTCCGTCGTGCGCTGAGTCCCGCCGCCCGAGGAGTGGGTTTTCCGCAGGCGGCGACGGGTTCGACCCATGGTATCCGGACCGGTTCGGCGGTCGGCCCGGTACCGTGCGTGGTCGTGCCGCACGACGCTTTGCCACCAGACCCGTTCGCGGGAGACCCGGAGGACCCGGCGCGGTCCCTGGGCGACCCCGCCGAGGAGCACGACCACCCGCCGATGGACGACGCCGAGCGCGCCGAGCTGGTGGGCGACCTGAGCGACCTCGCGGTCTACCAGGCGCTGCTCGAACCCAAGGGGGTGCGCGGCATCGTGGTCGACTGCGGCGAGTGCGACGAGCCGCACTACCACGACTGGGCGCTGCTGCGGTCGAGCCTGGAGCAGCTGCTGGCGGACGGCCGGATGCGCCCGCACGAGCCCGCCTACGACCCGGACCCGGCGGACTACGTGAGCTGGGAGTACTGCCGCGGGTACGCCGACGGGGCGACCGCGTCGGAGAGCGCCCGCTGACCCCCGCCCGGCCGGTGCGGCGGGCCCGCTGACCCGTTCGCGCCACGTCCCGCGCGGACGTCCCCGAGAACGCCCGGAGCCCGCCTCCCCGAGGGGAGGCGGGCTCCGGTGGTTCCGGCCGCCGGGCGGTCCGGGGAGGACTACGGGGTCGCCTGCTCCTTGGCGGGCGACTGCTCGCCGTTGCGCTCGCTGGAGGTCGAGTTGCCGCCGTTCGGGTCGCTCGCGGGCGGCGGGGCGGGCTGCGTCTCGCCGGACGGGCTGGGCGGCTCGGCCGTCGTGCTGGACGACGGCGGCGGGCTGGGTGTGCTGGACGTCACGGGCTGCGTGGTCGGCAGCGGGTCCGAGGTGGACGTCGGCGCGGGCGCGGTCGTGCCGGGGTTCGGCGGCACGACGGCCGACGAGGACGACGGCGCGGGGCCCGTGCTGGTGAGGCGGTCCATCAGCGAGGAGTGGGTCTGGACCAGCTCCTCCTTGCCGTCGGACGCCAGGATGGACGGCAGGTGCGCGCCCGCGTTGGCGAGCGCGGCGCGGGCGTCGACCAGGTTGCCCAGGCGCAGCGCGGCGCGGGCGGTGTCCAGGTCGGACTTCACCGTTACGGCGGCCTCGACGGACTTCGCGTGATCGGAGTACAGGACCCTGGTCAGGCCCCAGAGGGAATCGCCGGGGAGCGCGTCGCGGGCGACCAGGCTGACCCCGGTGAAGGCGATCGCCACGATCGCCGCGGCGCTGGCCAGCGGGATCAGGAAGCGGTGCCTGCTCGGCGGGGAGGGTCGCGCGGCGGCGATCGTCGCCACGGCTGTGTCGGTGTCCACGAGCTCACCCACCGGACTGCTGTCGACCTCGTCCCGCCAGGCCATGAGCAGCGCGTTCAACTCGTCGTCGACGAGCGAGTCCGGCCGATCGCCGTCCCGCCCGCCGAGCGCGTCGAGGAGCGCGTCGTCGGCTCGGATGCCTGCCAGGTCGTCGCCCGGTTCGACCACCGGATCGTCAGGGGTGAGCGGGGTTCTCTCGTCCTGTCCGCGCACGACTTCTCCGTTGCCCTTCTCGTGCTGGTCGGCCACTCAGACCACCTCCTCCGCAGCGAGTGCTTTGCGGAGGCGTGCGAGGGCGCGGTGCTGCGCCACCCGTACCGCGCCCGGCGTGGAACCGACCGCGGTCGCGGTCTCCTCGGCCGACAGGCCGACGACCACGCGAAGCAGCAGGATCTCCCGCTGCTTCTCCGGCAGGATCTTCAGCAGTTGCGCCATCCGCCCCGACAGCTCGCCCTGCATGGCCCGCTGCTCGGGGCCCGCCTCCGTCTCCGGGGCGTCGGGGACCTCGGGGACCGGCTCGGACCGGTTCCTGGCGGCCGACCGGTGCGCGTCGGCCACCTTGTGGGCGGCGATCCCGTAGACGAACGCGAGGAAGGGCCGCCCCTGGTCCCGATAGCTGGGCAACGCCGTCAGCACGGCGAGACACACCTCCTGGGCCACGTCGTCCGCCGAGGCGAACGACCTCTCCTGCCTGCCGACACGGGCGCGGCAGTACCGCACCACGAGGGGCCGGATCGACGCCAGCAGTCGCTCGATCGCGTGGCGGTCGCCATCGACGGCTGCGCCCACTTCGGCGTCCAGTCCGTCCCCCAAGTTGGTCATCGCAGACAACAGCCCTGGTGTTACGAGTAGGCGTACCGACAACGAACAGCACGGGCGCACGCGTCGCCCGTACCGGTGAGGCCCTACCGTACCGCTCCGACGTCCGAATGGTCGACGACAGGGGTACGAACAGTGGCCTGCTCCCGCTGAACCGCGCCGGGCGCCCCGGCGGGGCCCGGAGGACCCCTGGTGAGCGCCCGGTCGGGCTCCCCCGGCGGACCGGTGGCTGCCGGGTGGCCCCGGCCCGGTTTCCCGAGCGGGGGTCACCCGAATCAGGCCACGCGGACCCGACGGCACGACCCCGAGCCCCGGACCTCGTCGCCGAGGCGGGTCACCGGAAGCCCGGACGCCCTCACCCGATCGCCGGGGTGGGTAGCCCGAGGCCCAGCCGCCCGCACCCCGTCATGGGGTAGGTCGCCCGAGACCCGGTCGCCCTCACCCGATTGCCGGGGTGGGTCGCCCGAGGTGGGCGGGGCCGGTTCCGGTAGTCCCGGTTCCGGTCGCCCTCCGCCCGGCGGTCCGGTGGCGCTGTCGCCCGGTGGCGCGATCACCCCGCGGCACGGTTGCCCGGCGGTCCGGGCCGCCGTCCGCCTCCACCCCGGCTGCGCGCGGGCTTCAACGGTCGACGTCCTGGGGGTGCCTGGCGATCACCCCGCCGGTGCTCCGGGCCCGCGGCCGGGACCACGAGCCGGTTCACCGGATCGCGGTTCCCGGACCGAGGGAACCCGGAACGGGTGGCGTCACCGGAACGAGCGACGGGGTTCAGGTCCCGCCGGCCGGTCCGAGGTGTGCCTGGCCGCGCTACCGGGTAGTCCGGTGGCGGCCGAGAGGCGGGGTGCGTCGTGGCGCCCGGTGGAGCGGGCGCCACGACGAACGTGCTGCCGGGTGATCGCGCTTCCGGGTGACCGCCGCGCACCGACCGCGCTGGTGCGCGCGGCAGTGCGCCCCGCGTCG includes:
- a CDS encoding phosphotransferase is translated as MSDVEEELLTGGGMTAVSRVGATVRRTAGPWTPTVHRLLERLAPLGASPVPRGFDERGREVLSYLEGEVAHPPVPEHLRGDDVLVAVARLVRRLHDASTGLVGLTGWRRPALEPAEVVCHGDLAPYNVVFRDGAPVGVIDFDWARPGPRAWDLAYTAYTLAPLSPEWGEPDEQWRRALLLFESYGIPATGLADLVLERLADMVRMIRELPEFGKQRAEGHDRLYLGHSGYVRRHFQDR
- a CDS encoding aldehyde dehydrogenase family protein; protein product: MEAFTPEPRPCWIAGRPEQGAETLAVLHPFDGTEVATVAVPGPEQVERAVAAAAAVAKDFRRTPAHVRAEALLRVSRGLAERAEEISETITAENGKPLKWAEVEVTRAVNVFRFAAEEARRFSGTLQRLDTDAGGEGRMALVRRAPRGPVLAVSPFNFPLNLVAHKVAPALAVGAPVVVKPASATPMSALLLGEVLAEAGFPEGAFSVLPVRGRDMKSLITDERLPVVSFTGSTSVGWGITEAAPRKHVVMELGSNSAAVILPDWPDLAGAAQRIATFGNYQAGQSCIAVQRVIVHRDAADEFVPLLVEAVRDLITGDPHDPAVEVGPLVDEDNAKRVESWIQEAVDAGADLLTGGERIGSSLEPTVVLNAPRDAKLWREEAFGPVLAVSVADSVEDAFTQVNDTDYGLQAGIFTRDVTVAFEAAAELEVGGLIVGDVPSYRADQMPYGGVKGSGTGREGVRSAMEDFTEERTVVLTGIAL
- a CDS encoding GMC family oxidoreductase, which encodes MAEPGEGVDHDVVVVGSGFGGSVAALRLTEKGYRVAVVEAGRRFSDDEFAETSWDVRRYLWAPALGCYGIQRVHVLRDVVVLAGAGVGGGSLVYANTLYRPPSAFFLDRQWAHITDWESELAPHYDQASRVLGVVANPDRTPSDVVLERVAERMGVRDTYRPTPVGVHFGRPGEVAADPYFGGVGPSRAGCTRCGACMTGCRVGAKNTLVKNYLHLAELAGARVLPMSTATEVRPRGDGTWAVRIRRTGGPRSAERVLTAGQVVLAAGAWGTQRLLHRMRDDGVLPGLSPRLGELTRTNSEAITGAGRFRVDPGRDFSAGVAITSSMHPDADTHVEAVRFGRGSNLMGLLQTLATDGGSATPRFAQFLAAVARDPVRAVRLLSVRRWSERTVILLVMQSLDNSLTTFGKRGVFGRWRLGSGQGHGAPNPSYIAAGARAGELAAEEIGGVAGGAIGELFDVPMTAHFLGGCAIGEDWGSGVVDPYLRVHGYPGLSVVDGAAVSANLGVNPSLTIAAQAERAFSLWPNAGEADTRPAQGEGYRRVRVVRPRAPVVPEGAVGALR
- a CDS encoding GuaB3 family IMP dehydrogenase-related protein, whose protein sequence is MRDLVEIGMGRTARRAYELDDIEIIPSRRTRSSKDVSTAWQIDAYRFEIPLITHPTDAIVSPGTAVAVGELGGLGVLNAEGLWARHADVDEALFRLVQSVEDTDDPAAPVKVLQELHAAPVRMDLVAQAIKQVRDSGVTVAVRVSPQHAAEFTPDLLAAGVEILVVQGTIISAEHVSRDGEPLNLKSFIADLDIPVIAGGVGDYRTAMHLMRTGAAGVIVGYGYTPGVTTSDSVLGIGVPMATAIADAAAARRDYLDETGGRYVHVIADGGVLTSGDVAKSIACGADAVMLGEPLAGAAEAPGQGLYWTAASAHPSVPRSHVSTGVDQVVDLRSLLFGPSVDPRGVTNLFGSLRRAMAKTGYSDLKEFQKVGLTIRG
- the guaB gene encoding IMP dehydrogenase encodes the protein MTSELNADGVPSKFAMLGLTFDDVLLLPAQSEIVPSGVDTSTRLSRNIVLRVPLASAAMDTVTEGRMAIAMARQGGIGVLHRNLSVEEQARQVETVKRSEAGMVSDPVTCSPGDTIKHVDDLCARYRISGVPVTDEAGKLVGIITNRDIRFEVDYSRKVAEVMTKGPLITAQVGVSAEAALGLLRRHKIEKLPIVDGDNKLRGLITVKDFVKTEQYPNASKDPDGRLLCAAAVGVGEDSFTRAMALADAGVDAIMVDTAHGHQRNVLEMVARIKKEVGEAVDIVGGNVATRAGAQALVDAGADGVKVGVGPGSICTTRVVAGVGVPQITAIYEAALACRPAGVPVIGDGGIQYSGDIAKAIAAGASAVMLGSLLAGTAESPGELVLVNGKQFKTYRGMGSLAALRGRGEGKSYSKDRYFQDDVLSEDKLVPEGIEGRTPFRGPLSQVVHQLAGGLRAAMGYTGSQSIPQLQDAQLVRITAAGLKESHPHDITMTVEAPNYTTR
- a CDS encoding DUF5319 domain-containing protein codes for the protein MVVPHDALPPDPFAGDPEDPARSLGDPAEEHDHPPMDDAERAELVGDLSDLAVYQALLEPKGVRGIVVDCGECDEPHYHDWALLRSSLEQLLADGRMRPHEPAYDPDPADYVSWEYCRGYADGATASESAR
- a CDS encoding anti-sigma-D factor RsdA → MADQHEKGNGEVVRGQDERTPLTPDDPVVEPGDDLAGIRADDALLDALGGRDGDRPDSLVDDELNALLMAWRDEVDSSPVGELVDTDTAVATIAAARPSPPSRHRFLIPLASAAAIVAIAFTGVSLVARDALPGDSLWGLTRVLYSDHAKSVEAAVTVKSDLDTARAALRLGNLVDARAALANAGAHLPSILASDGKEELVQTHSSLMDRLTSTGPAPSSSSAVVPPNPGTTAPAPTSTSDPLPTTQPVTSSTPSPPPSSSTTAEPPSPSGETQPAPPPASDPNGGNSTSSERNGEQSPAKEQATP
- a CDS encoding sigma-70 family RNA polymerase sigma factor, with protein sequence MTNLGDGLDAEVGAAVDGDRHAIERLLASIRPLVVRYCRARVGRQERSFASADDVAQEVCLAVLTALPSYRDQGRPFLAFVYGIAAHKVADAHRSAARNRSEPVPEVPDAPETEAGPEQRAMQGELSGRMAQLLKILPEKQREILLLRVVVGLSAEETATAVGSTPGAVRVAQHRALARLRKALAAEEVV